One genomic window of Podarcis muralis chromosome 9, rPodMur119.hap1.1, whole genome shotgun sequence includes the following:
- the LOC114589770 gene encoding uncharacterized protein LOC114589770 → MAPKKPPDKPEKAEPPAGDKAAKAPGELTPLQEKVKKFFESSYSLYVGVVLVMGSVIGAIMLTYLYVKEVQRRAIFEEGTTKILQMVEDTFPDLFEADDITKFKKAENISAAISEEKKKISELQQAISKLLRNHFYWSRSRCQNL, encoded by the exons ATGGCTCCTAAAAAGCCACCAG ATAAGCCGGAGAAAGCTGAACCACCCGCAGGAGACAAGGCCGCAAAAGCACCAG GAGAACTAACACCTTTGCAGGAAAAAGTGAAAAAGTTCTTCGAATCTTCATATTCCCTGTATGTTGGCGTAGTGCTTGTGATGGGCTCCGTTATAGGGGCAATAATGCTGACCTATCTGT ATGTTAAGGAAGTGCAAAGGAGAGCCATATTTGAAGAAGGAACGACAAAGATTCTGCAAATGGTAGAAGACACCTTTCCGGATCTTTTTGAGGCAGATG ATATCACAAAATTCAAGAAAGCTGAGAATATATCTGCAGCAATATccgaagagaaaaagaaaatcagtgaACTACAGCAGGCTATTAGTAAGTTACTCAGAAACCACTTTTATTGGTCAAGGTCAAGGTGCCAGAACCTTTGA